A genomic window from Candidatus Andeanibacterium colombiense includes:
- a CDS encoding SPOR domain-containing protein, which yields MPVAAQAAGAALSPDVPASRPVVQPLPPQAATELADALRKLGTNGRDGDALLKAGWASLALDNVDAAIGFFSRAEAVPTSAAEAKAGLGAVLVERKRPVDAIRYFTDAEAAGARLGVHAAQRGLAYDLVGDNAKAQQYYREALAVRPDDEIIRWLALSQAIGGDRNGSETTLLPLLQHSDLAAYRTRAFALAALGKTEEAVSIANAVMPSALASRIAPYLRYMPKLTRAQQAAAGIFGHFPEADAIGKDDPRIVEYASGVRPTALASAPLDARLTPTGAPLGDKKPAAPPPGAVVSLAKADAQPQASFSLPPSGSPLAPAPRPTPAPALAPTPAPAPTPVPTPPVPTPAPPPAAKPVERERVADAFADFGVRKAAAAAPAAGAVDITKIAPARDEPKKPEAGEAKDAKDAKAGKTAKDAKKEAKAKKPVNPSRIWVQVASGRDRDALGFDWRRFTREEGKLFSGRKGYVAKWGRSNRLLTGPFASEKEAGAFVTKLKKGGTTAFTFTSDEGEAVDPVPGA from the coding sequence ATGCCCGTGGCTGCCCAGGCGGCGGGCGCGGCGCTCAGCCCCGATGTGCCCGCCTCGCGCCCGGTGGTTCAGCCGCTGCCGCCGCAGGCCGCGACCGAATTGGCCGACGCGTTGCGCAAGCTCGGCACGAATGGCCGGGACGGCGATGCGCTGCTCAAGGCCGGCTGGGCCTCGCTTGCGCTCGATAATGTCGATGCCGCGATCGGCTTCTTCTCGCGCGCCGAGGCGGTGCCGACCTCGGCGGCCGAGGCCAAGGCCGGGCTTGGCGCGGTGCTGGTGGAGCGCAAGCGCCCGGTCGATGCGATCCGGTATTTCACCGACGCCGAAGCCGCAGGGGCCAGGCTCGGCGTCCATGCGGCGCAGCGCGGACTGGCTTACGACCTCGTCGGTGACAACGCCAAGGCGCAGCAATATTATCGCGAGGCGCTGGCGGTGCGGCCGGATGACGAGATCATCCGCTGGCTTGCGCTGAGCCAGGCGATCGGCGGCGACCGCAACGGCTCCGAAACCACGCTGCTGCCCCTGCTGCAGCACAGCGATCTGGCGGCTTACCGCACCCGGGCCTTCGCCTTGGCCGCGCTCGGCAAGACCGAGGAAGCCGTGTCGATCGCCAATGCGGTGATGCCCAGCGCGCTCGCCAGCCGGATCGCGCCCTATCTGCGCTACATGCCCAAGCTGACCAGGGCGCAGCAGGCGGCGGCGGGTATCTTCGGCCATTTCCCCGAAGCCGACGCGATCGGAAAGGACGACCCGCGGATCGTCGAATATGCGAGCGGCGTCCGCCCGACCGCGCTCGCCTCGGCGCCGCTCGATGCGCGGCTGACCCCTACCGGCGCCCCACTCGGCGATAAGAAGCCTGCGGCGCCCCCGCCGGGTGCGGTGGTCTCGCTCGCGAAAGCGGATGCGCAACCGCAAGCGAGTTTCTCGCTCCCGCCGTCCGGTTCGCCGCTGGCGCCGGCGCCTAGACCCACCCCCGCTCCGGCGCTCGCCCCAACGCCGGCGCCCGCTCCAACACCGGTACCCACGCCGCCTGTCCCGACGCCGGCTCCCCCACCCGCCGCCAAGCCGGTCGAGCGTGAGCGGGTGGCTGATGCCTTCGCCGATTTCGGGGTCCGCAAGGCCGCCGCCGCCGCCCCGGCCGCGGGCGCGGTCGATATCACCAAGATCGCGCCTGCCCGCGACGAGCCGAAGAAGCCCGAGGCGGGCGAGGCAAAGGATGCGAAAGACGCCAAGGCGGGCAAAACCGCGAAGGACGCGAAGAAGGAAGCCAAGGCGAAGAAGCCGGTCAACCCCAGCCGCATCTGGGTGCAGGTGGCCAGCGGGCGCGACCGCGATGCGCTCGGCTTCGACTGGCGCCGCTTCACCCGCGAGGAGGGGAAATTGTTCTCCGGCCGCAAGGGCTATGTCGCCAAATGGGGCAGGTCGAACCGCCTGCTGACGGGACCCTTCGCGAGCGAGAAGGAAGCGGGCGCATTCGTCACGAAGTTGAAGAAAGGCGGGACCACCGCCTTCACCTTCACCAGCGACGAAGGCGAAGCGGTCGATCCGGTTCCGGGCGCGTGA